A segment of the Vicinamibacteria bacterium genome:
AGAGGAGTCCTAGCCGCAGGTCAGAAGCCCGTGTCCCGTCCCGAGCTCGGCATGAGCTCCACGTCGTAGTCACGGAAGGTGCCGTCGTAACTCACGAGGATGAGCTGCTCCTCCTGAGCTTGAGCGATCAGCATTCGGTCGAACGGATCGTCGTGATGCCGAGGGAGCGAGCCCGCTCGACGGCCGTGGCGCCACGTGATCGACAGCTCGACGAAAGCGTCTTCCTCGAGGCGCGCCGATAACTCTTCCTCGTCGACGTCGATACGCCCCAAATTCCTCTTGATGGAAATCTCCCAGAGCGTCGCGGCACTCACGTGCGCGATGGTTTCACCGTCGGAGATTGAGTCACGCTCGGGCGACAACAACCGCTTGTCGTCCGTAAGCCACCAGATCAGCGTGTGAGTATCGAGAAGAAGCCTCATGAGCGCTCGCCGCGGAAACCCGATGCGATCTCGTCCGGAAGCGGTGAGTCGAAGTCGGGTTGCAGGCGAATCTTGCCCTTCATCGACCCGGGACTTCGTCGCTTCGCCTTGTACGGCACGAGCTTCGCCACCGCCTTTCCATTACGAGCGATGACAACCTCCTCGCCCGACTCCACTCTTTCCAGAAGCTTGGACAAATGGGTCTTGGCTTCGTGTACGTTCATCGTGATCATTACAAGACTTAGTTTAGTCTAGTTCAAAACTCGGCTCAACCGGGATCAAAGGCGATCGCGACGGGACAGAATGGGTCGCCGGGAACCTTTACTCGTGGCGTAGTGCGTCAATGGGATCGAGTCTGGCAGCTCGTTCGGCGGGGTAGTAACCGAAGACGATGCCCACGGCAAATGACAGACCAAACGCCAGCGCCACAGCCTCAGGGGAGACGTAGGTGGGCCAGCCGAGAAGTCCGGTCAGGGTGCGCGCGCTCAGGAAGCCGCCGACGATTCCGACGATGCCCCCGATGAGAGCGAGCGTTACGGCTTCGCTCAGGAACTGATACAAGATATCGCGGCGGCGGGCGCCCACGGAGACCCGGAGCCCGATCTCTCTCGTCCTCTCGGTCACGGCGAGGAGCATGATGTTCATGATCCCGATGCCACCCACCACGAGCGACACGGTGGCGATACTCGCAAGAAGCAGAGTCATCGTCCGGTCGGCGCGTTGAAGGGTGGCGGCCATCTCCTCCGAGGTCACCTCATCGAGTCGCGGCATGCTCGCGAGAACGAAAGCCGCCGCCGTCGTGTACAGCCCTCGTGTCAGAGCCGCCGACGCCTCCGTTCGCACCGTGAAATCATCGGGCAGCGTCGAGGACCGCTTCAGCGAGAACGCGCTTTCTCCCTGGGGAGCCGTCTGTTCGCCCGCATCGAGGCGGTGGCGGGCGCGAAGCAAGGTGCGTATCTCCTCGGCGATGCGAGTCGTTTCGCCCGCCATCCGAGCATAAACGGTGACGCCGTGGAGATGTCGGATGCCGAGAAGCTTCTGGAGCGAGGTATAGGGGACGAAGGCGGTCTCGGAATCGTCGACGTCGTCGCTTTGGATGACGCCCACGATCTCGAAAGCGACATCTCGAATCCTCATGCTTTGACCGACGCCTCGGTTCAGTCGTTGCGCCACGGTCCGGCCGAGAACGACGACGTTACGCGCGTCGCGCACATCTCGCTCGACGAAGAACGCTCCCACGATGTCATCCCAACCGTGAATGTGCGCCGCCGTCGCCTCGACTCCGCGCACCAGCCCGAAGGCGCTCCCCTCACCCGCTTCCATGGGCGCCCGCTCGTCGACCTCGGCATTGACGTGAAGAACGCCTTCGATTCGGGCGATGGCCCGCGCGTCCTCTTCGACGAGCGTCGTCGCGCTTCCGAGACCAGAAAGAATGTTCACCGCGTCCCCGCCGCGCGTGTAGTTCCCCGCCCTGACGAAAACCAGGTTTGCGCCCGCCGACTCGACTTCTCCCGATACTTCCGCTCGAGCGCCTCGGCCGAGCGCCACCATGGTGACGACCGCGGCGACTCCGATCACCACTCCGAGCACCGAAAGCAACGTTCTCAGGACGTTGCGCCGCAGGGCGACGAGCGCGATCGACAGACTCACGGGCCGACGCATGGCAGCGCGATTCTATCTCACGCTAAGATGCCCGCATGCAGCACATGCGTATTCTCACCGCCATTCTCTCATCCTGGCTCGCGGCAGGCGTTGCCGCGGCGGGCGACGTTCAATTACTTCCCGTCGAAGGCGAGGGGGCGAGCTACTGGCCGCGTTGGCGCGGGCCTTCGGGGCAGGGCACCGTCAATGGTACGGGATATCCTGACCGCTGGTCGGACAAGGAGAACGTCGTCTGGAAAGTCGGCGTCCCCGGGCAAGGGAACTCTTCGCCCATCATCTGGGGCGATCACCTCTTCCTCACGACGGCCCATGACGGTGGGAAACGTCTCTCGCTCCTTGCGTTCCGCCGCTCGGATGGCTCGTTGCTGTGGGAGACGGTCGTGCCCCAGCAGGGCGTCGAGCACGCCCATGAGAAGAACGGGCACGCTTCGGCGACACCCGTGACCGACGGAAAGACGATCTATGCCTCGTTTGGAACCCACGGGCTCGTTGCTGTGAACTTCGAGGGCAAGCTCCTCTGGCAGCAGAGAGTCGGGGCGCTGGACAATTATCATGGGTCGGCGGGCTCCCCGATTCTTTACCAGGGCTCGGTCATCCTTTATCAGGATCACCAAGGCGAGTCCTTCGTCGCGGCCTTCGACAAGGGCACCGGCGATATCCAGTGGCGGACCGAGCGTGACGCGCAGACCGGGTGGGGTACTCCGATCGTCTTGAGCACCGGAACCCGTGACGAGCTCATCGTATCGAGCCAACACGCCGTCCACGCGTACGACCCGTCTAACGGAGCCTTGTACTGGAGCGCCACGGGCAACAAGTTCGAGGTCATCCCCACACCGGTCGTGGGGCACGGAATGGTCTTCTGCTCTTCGGGCCGAGCGGGTCCGACGCTCGCCATTAGACCGGGGGGCACGGGCGACGTGACCGATACGAACGTCGTCTGGTCGAGCCCAAAAGGCTCCCCGTTCGTGCCCTCGCCCATCATCGTGGGTGACTACCTGTACATGGTGAACGACATGGTGAGCGTCGTCACCGGCTACGAGGCGAAGACCGGCAAAGTCGTTTTCCAGGGACGACTCGGCCTCGCCGAAAAAGAGAGCTTCTCGGCGTCGCCGG
Coding sequences within it:
- a CDS encoding type II toxin-antitoxin system VapC family toxin codes for the protein MRLLLDTHTLIWWLTDDKRLLSPERDSISDGETIAHVSAATLWEISIKRNLGRIDVDEEELSARLEEDAFVELSITWRHGRRAGSLPRHHDDPFDRMLIAQAQEEQLILVSYDGTFRDYDVELMPSSGRDTGF
- a CDS encoding type II toxin-antitoxin system Phd/YefM family antitoxin, coding for MNVHEAKTHLSKLLERVESGEEVVIARNGKAVAKLVPYKAKRRSPGSMKGKIRLQPDFDSPLPDEIASGFRGERS
- a CDS encoding ABC transporter permease, giving the protein MRRPVSLSIALVALRRNVLRTLLSVLGVVIGVAAVVTMVALGRGARAEVSGEVESAGANLVFVRAGNYTRGGDAVNILSGLGSATTLVEEDARAIARIEGVLHVNAEVDERAPMEAGEGSAFGLVRGVEATAAHIHGWDDIVGAFFVERDVRDARNVVVLGRTVAQRLNRGVGQSMRIRDVAFEIVGVIQSDDVDDSETAFVPYTSLQKLLGIRHLHGVTVYARMAGETTRIAEEIRTLLRARHRLDAGEQTAPQGESAFSLKRSSTLPDDFTVRTEASAALTRGLYTTAAAFVLASMPRLDEVTSEEMAATLQRADRTMTLLLASIATVSLVVGGIGIMNIMLLAVTERTREIGLRVSVGARRRDILYQFLSEAVTLALIGGIVGIVGGFLSARTLTGLLGWPTYVSPEAVALAFGLSFAVGIVFGYYPAERAARLDPIDALRHE
- a CDS encoding PQQ-binding-like beta-propeller repeat protein; this encodes MQHMRILTAILSSWLAAGVAAAGDVQLLPVEGEGASYWPRWRGPSGQGTVNGTGYPDRWSDKENVVWKVGVPGQGNSSPIIWGDHLFLTTAHDGGKRLSLLAFRRSDGSLLWETVVPQQGVEHAHEKNGHASATPVTDGKTIYASFGTHGLVAVNFEGKLLWQQRVGALDNYHGSAGSPILYQGSVILYQDHQGESFVAAFDKGTGDIQWRTERDAQTGWGTPIVLSTGTRDELIVSSQHAVHAYDPSNGALYWSATGNKFEVIPTPVVGHGMVFCSSGRAGPTLAIRPGGTGDVTDTNVVWSSPKGSPFVPSPIIVGDYLYMVNDMVSVVTGYEAKTGKVVFQGRLGLAEKESFSASPVTVDGKIFFTNDKGETFVLEAGPEFRLLHVNRLGARTLASPAPVEGQWYFRTEKELIAIGGS